From the genome of Pseudomonas sp. WJP1:
AAGTTGTTGGAGCGCCTGCGCATCAACCTTGATCCAGAGGAACAGGTCGGCAACCTTAGCATCGCCGAACGGCAGATGGTCGAGATCGCCAAGGCAGTGTCCTACGATTCCGACATCCTTATCATGGACGAACCGACTTCGGCCATCACCGACAAGGAGGTCGCCCACCTGTTTTCGATCATTGCCGACCTCAAGAGCCAGGGCAAAGGCATCATCTACATCACCCACAAAATGAATGAAGTGTTCAGCATCGCCGACGAAGTGGCAGTGTTCCGCGACGGCGCCTACATCGGCCTGCAACGCGCCGACAGCATGGACGGCGACAGCCTGATTTCGATGATGGTCGGGCGTGAACTGAACCAGTTGTTCCCGCTGCGCGAGACGCCGATCGGCGATCTGTTGCTGTCGGTGCGCGATCTCAAGCTCGACGGCATTTTCAAGGACGTGTCCTTCGATCTGCACGCCGGCGAGATCCTCGGCATTGCCGGGTTGATGGGCTCGGGGCGGACCAACGTCGCCGAGGCGATCTTTGGCATCACCCCGAGCGACAGCGGCGAGATTCGCCTCGACGGAGAAGTGGTGCGCATTACCGATCCGCACATGGCCATCGAGAAGGGCTTCGCCCTGTTGACCGAGGATCGCAAACTCAGCGGCCTGTTCCCGTGCCTGTCGGTGCTGGAGAACATGGAGATGGCGGTGCTGCCACATTACGCCGGCCACGGTTTCATCCAGCAAAAAGCCCTGCGCGCCCTGTGCGAAGACATGTGCAAGAAGCTGCGGGTGAAAACCCCGTCGCTCGAGCAATGCATCGACACGCTGTCCGGCGGTAACCAGCAGAAGGCCTTGCTGGCGCGCTGGCTGATGACCAATCCGCGAATCCTGATTCTCGACGAGCCGACCCGCGGCATCGATGTCGGTGCCAAGGCCGAGATCTACCGGCTTATCTCCTACCTCGCCAGCGAAGGCATGGCGGTGATCATGATTTCCTCGGAGCTGCCGGAAGTGCTCGGCATGAGCGATCGGGTCATGGTCATGCACGAGGGCGACCTGATGGGCACCCTCGACCGCAGCGAAGCGACCCAGGAACGAGTGATGCAACTGGCCTCGGGCATGTCCGCGGTTCACTAATGGATGCCGGCGCTGGCGCGGCCAGCGTCGACGATGCGATAGAAGGGTGAGTGGTTATGAATGCGATACTGGAAAACAAGCCAGCAACGGTACCGGTCAAGAGTCGTCGGCGCTTTCCGACTGAACTGAGTATTTTCCTGGTGCTGATCGGCATCGGCCTGGTGTTCGAGGTGTTCGGCTGGATTGTGCGCGACCAGAGTTTCCTGATGAACTCCCAGCGGCTGGTCTTGATGATCCTGCAAGTGTCGATCATCGGCCTGCTGGCGATTGGCGTGACCCAGGTGATCATTACGACCGGCATCGACCTGTCGTCCGGCTCGGTGTTGGCGTTGTCGGCAATGATCGCCGCCAGCCTGGCGCAGACCTCGGACTTCGCCCGGGCGGTCTTCCCGTCGCTGACTGACTTGCCGGTGTGGATTCCCGTCATAGTCGGGCTCGGCGTCGGGCTGCTGGCAGGAGCAATCAACGGCAGCATCATTGCGATTACCGGGATCCCACCGTTCATTGCCACCCTGGGCATGATGGTCTCGGCCCGTGGCCTGGCGCGTTACTACACCGAAGGCCAGCCGGTGAGCATGCTCTCGGACTCCTACACGGCCATCGGTCACGGCGCGATGCCGGTGATCATTTTCCTGGTGGTGGCGGTGATCTTCCATATCGCGTTGCGCTACACCAAGTACGGTAAATACACCTACGCCATCGGCGGCAACATGCAGGCGGCGCGTACCTCCGGGATCAACGTCAAGCGCCACCTGGTCATCGTCTACAGTATCGCCGGGTTGCTGGCGGGATTGGCAGGCGTGGTCGCTTCGGCCCGTGCCGCCACCGGCCAGGCCGGGATGGGCATGTCCTATGAGCTGGATGCGATTGCCGCCGCGGTCATCGGTGGCACCAGCCTGGCGGGCGGGGTAGGGCGCATCACCGGCACGGTCATTGGTGCGCTGATCCTTGGGGTGATGGCCAGCGGGTTCACGTTCGTTGGGGTCGATGCCTATATCCAGGACATCATCAAAGGCTTGATCATCGTGGTTGCGGTGGTCATCGACCAATACCGCAACAAGCGCAAACTCAAGCGCTGAATTTGACTGCAATACAGCGAGGGCCTGTTCTGGCCCTCGCTTCGCAATTCCCCCCCTCCTGCAAAGCAAAATCTGCTTCTTATCGAATCCAGGCAATCAACCGGTGCATCCGGTAGCGGTCGCGGCCACCCAGGTTTTCGCCCTTACTGTAGGAGCCAGCGGTGCGGCGATCCGACTTGCCGGCGAAGGCGTCCTGACAGCCAATGCGGATTTTGTTGACTGCGTACATATCCATTCCTGCGGTAACGGCCACTTAGGGTTTCGCCCTTACGGCGAGTCACTTGGGAAACCTGTAGGAGCCAGGCTTGCCGGCGAACCAGGCGCTGCGGTGTATCTGTTGTACCGCGTTATCGTTCTTCGCCGGCAAGCCTGGCTCCTACAGGGGATCAGCTACACCCGTAAAAGTCAGGTCGGCTTTAAGGCCGCCTCGCTTTTGTTTTTGATCTGGGTGCCCCGTTAACCACGATGGCCGAACGCAGGCATTGCGCAGTGGGGAAACCGGCAGGACGCCGGTTTAGCCGCGCTGGGCCATGGATGGCCCATCGCGGCGACCCACGGAGCAATGCCGGAGAGAGGGCATGCCGAGCCTAAGCGAGGCACCGAGTGGTGGGGCAAAGCCTTTTGGTTCCTTTTTGGCGTTTGAAAAAGGGACTCGCCGTAAGGGCGAAACCATAAGTGGCCGTTACCGCAGAAATGGATATGTAATCCGTCCCCCCCCCCCCCCCCCCCGCAATCCAGTGCGTTTAGTCGGCATACCGCACAACACGAT
Proteins encoded in this window:
- a CDS encoding sugar ABC transporter ATP-binding protein is translated as MFASATASSTPLMGVQPTATPVDEPYLLEIVNVSKGFPGVVALSDVQLRVRPGSVLALMGENGAGKSTLMKIIAGIYQPDAGELRLRGKPVVFETPLAALQAGIAMIHQELNLMPHMSIAENIWIGREQLNGFHMIDHREMHRCTAKLLERLRINLDPEEQVGNLSIAERQMVEIAKAVSYDSDILIMDEPTSAITDKEVAHLFSIIADLKSQGKGIIYITHKMNEVFSIADEVAVFRDGAYIGLQRADSMDGDSLISMMVGRELNQLFPLRETPIGDLLLSVRDLKLDGIFKDVSFDLHAGEILGIAGLMGSGRTNVAEAIFGITPSDSGEIRLDGEVVRITDPHMAIEKGFALLTEDRKLSGLFPCLSVLENMEMAVLPHYAGHGFIQQKALRALCEDMCKKLRVKTPSLEQCIDTLSGGNQQKALLARWLMTNPRILILDEPTRGIDVGAKAEIYRLISYLASEGMAVIMISSELPEVLGMSDRVMVMHEGDLMGTLDRSEATQERVMQLASGMSAVH
- a CDS encoding ABC transporter permease, which gives rise to MNAILENKPATVPVKSRRRFPTELSIFLVLIGIGLVFEVFGWIVRDQSFLMNSQRLVLMILQVSIIGLLAIGVTQVIITTGIDLSSGSVLALSAMIAASLAQTSDFARAVFPSLTDLPVWIPVIVGLGVGLLAGAINGSIIAITGIPPFIATLGMMVSARGLARYYTEGQPVSMLSDSYTAIGHGAMPVIIFLVVAVIFHIALRYTKYGKYTYAIGGNMQAARTSGINVKRHLVIVYSIAGLLAGLAGVVASARAATGQAGMGMSYELDAIAAAVIGGTSLAGGVGRITGTVIGALILGVMASGFTFVGVDAYIQDIIKGLIIVVAVVIDQYRNKRKLKR